Proteins from a genomic interval of Caulobacter sp. NIBR1757:
- a CDS encoding ABC transporter permease, with the protein MSRPSLSGQRILAVLIKEFIQLTRDRLTYAMILAVPIVQLLLFGYAINNDPHNLPAIVLDQDRSSFSRSVLVALDNTDYFRFVAEAKSPAELDAAIEEGRAQFAITIPQDFGRRVVRGDKAQLLIEADASDPTAVGGAVAAVSGLAGQALSHDLTGPLAAKAGSAPFEVVVHRRYNPENITAYNIVPGLLGIVLSMTLVMMTALALTRERERGTMESLLSTPVEPLEVMIGKLAPYVVIGLIQTAIILILAKRLFGVPFVGGWGALALGVVLFIVGSLSLGFLFSTLARSQLQAMQMSVFYLLPSLLLSGFMFPFRGMPGWAQAIGEAIPVTHFLRIVRGSLLKGVGVEHAWVSLLALTLFVAVVTTLAMSRYRTTLD; encoded by the coding sequence ATGAGCCGGCCTTCCCTCTCCGGCCAGCGCATCCTGGCCGTCCTGATCAAGGAGTTCATCCAGCTGACGCGGGACCGGCTGACCTACGCCATGATCCTGGCGGTGCCGATCGTCCAGCTGCTGCTGTTCGGCTATGCCATCAACAACGACCCGCACAACCTGCCGGCCATCGTGCTCGACCAGGACCGCAGCAGCTTTTCCCGCTCGGTGCTCGTCGCCCTCGACAACACCGACTACTTCCGGTTCGTGGCCGAGGCGAAGAGCCCGGCCGAGCTCGACGCCGCCATCGAGGAGGGCCGGGCCCAGTTCGCCATCACCATTCCGCAGGACTTCGGCCGCCGGGTGGTGCGCGGCGACAAGGCCCAGCTGCTGATCGAGGCCGACGCCTCGGACCCCACGGCGGTGGGCGGGGCGGTGGCGGCAGTCTCCGGCCTTGCGGGCCAGGCGCTGAGCCATGATCTGACCGGACCGCTGGCCGCGAAGGCCGGATCAGCGCCGTTCGAGGTGGTGGTCCACCGGCGCTATAACCCCGAGAACATCACCGCCTACAACATCGTGCCCGGGTTGCTGGGCATCGTGCTCTCCATGACCCTGGTGATGATGACCGCCCTGGCCCTGACCCGCGAGCGGGAGCGGGGAACCATGGAGAGCCTGCTGTCGACGCCGGTCGAGCCGCTGGAGGTGATGATCGGCAAGCTGGCGCCCTATGTGGTCATCGGCCTGATCCAGACGGCGATCATCCTGATCCTGGCCAAGCGGCTGTTCGGGGTGCCGTTCGTCGGCGGCTGGGGGGCGCTGGCCCTGGGGGTGGTGCTGTTCATCGTCGGAAGCTTGAGTCTCGGCTTCCTGTTCAGCACCCTGGCCCGCAGCCAGCTGCAGGCCATGCAGATGAGCGTCTTCTACCTGCTGCCGTCCTTGCTGCTGTCGGGCTTCATGTTCCCGTTCCGCGGCATGCCCGGCTGGGCCCAGGCGATCGGCGAGGCGATCCCGGTCACCCATTTCCTGCGGATCGTGCGGGGCTCGCTGCTCAAGGGCGTCGGGGTGGAGCACGCCTGGGTGAGCCTTCTCGCGTTGACCCTGTTCGTGGCGGTGGTCACGACCTTGGCGATGAGCCGCTATCGCACGACGCTCGACTGA
- the thrB gene encoding homoserine kinase, producing MAVYTDITDEELERFLARYDLGEPLAFKGIAEGIQNSNFLLETAGGRFILTVYERGVTAKELPYFLDLMGYLAEAGFPSARPIPDREGVVLQSVRGKPVALAQFLPGLSARRPTVAQCRQAGEGLAWLHQAGEGFPERRVNDLGQAAWAGLFAGLEGAAEALKPGLSKTIAGDLAHLAAHWPRDLPAGVIHADFFPDNVFFREGRFAAAIDFYFACDDAYAYDLAVTLNAWCFESSGELNITAGKALLAGYEARRPLSDAERAALPILAHGAAMRFFLTRLADWGAAPDGALVKPKDPMEYERKLAVHRAGLSILTDAV from the coding sequence ATGGCGGTCTATACGGACATCACCGACGAGGAGCTGGAACGCTTTCTCGCGAGGTACGATCTGGGCGAGCCCCTGGCGTTCAAGGGCATCGCCGAGGGAATCCAGAATTCCAACTTCCTGCTGGAGACGGCCGGCGGGCGGTTCATCCTGACCGTCTATGAGCGAGGTGTCACCGCAAAGGAGCTGCCCTATTTCCTCGACCTGATGGGCTACCTCGCCGAGGCCGGCTTTCCGTCGGCGCGGCCGATCCCGGACCGGGAGGGCGTGGTGCTGCAGTCGGTGCGGGGCAAGCCGGTGGCGCTGGCCCAGTTCCTGCCTGGATTGTCGGCGCGGCGGCCGACGGTGGCGCAGTGCCGGCAGGCGGGCGAGGGCCTGGCCTGGCTGCATCAGGCCGGCGAAGGCTTTCCGGAGCGGCGGGTGAATGATCTGGGCCAGGCGGCCTGGGCCGGATTGTTCGCCGGGCTGGAAGGGGCGGCCGAGGCGCTGAAGCCCGGGCTGTCGAAGACCATCGCCGGGGACCTGGCGCATCTGGCGGCGCACTGGCCCAGGGACCTGCCGGCCGGGGTGATCCATGCCGACTTCTTCCCCGACAACGTCTTCTTCCGCGAGGGGCGGTTCGCCGCCGCCATCGACTTCTACTTCGCCTGCGACGACGCCTATGCCTACGACCTGGCGGTGACCTTGAACGCCTGGTGCTTCGAGAGCAGCGGCGAGCTCAACATCACCGCCGGCAAGGCGCTGCTGGCCGGCTATGAGGCGCGGCGGCCGCTGAGCGACGCCGAGCGGGCGGCGCTGCCGATCCTGGCCCACGGGGCGGCGATGCGGTTCTTCCTGACCCGGCTGGCCGACTGGGGCGCGGCGCCGGACGGGGCGCTGGTCAAGCCGAAGGACCCGATGGAATACGAACGCAAGCTGGCGGTGCACCGGGCCGGGCTGTCGATCCTGACGGACGCCGTATGA
- the rnhA gene encoding ribonuclease HI: protein MTPKVVIYTDGACRGNPGPGGWGAVLMSGGKVKEIKGGEPATTNNRMELMAAIQALEALNKPCTVELHTDSKYVQQGIKEWLHLWKARGWKTYSKGAVKNDDLWKRLDQARLRHEVDWRWIKGHNGHEWNERADVLAGEGLREALGER, encoded by the coding sequence ATGACCCCCAAGGTGGTGATCTATACCGACGGCGCCTGCCGGGGAAATCCCGGGCCGGGCGGCTGGGGCGCGGTGCTGATGAGCGGCGGCAAGGTCAAGGAGATCAAGGGCGGCGAGCCGGCGACGACCAACAACCGCATGGAACTGATGGCCGCCATCCAGGCGCTGGAGGCGCTCAACAAGCCCTGCACGGTCGAGCTGCACACCGACAGCAAGTATGTCCAGCAGGGCATCAAGGAATGGCTGCACCTGTGGAAGGCGCGCGGCTGGAAGACCTATTCCAAGGGGGCGGTGAAGAACGACGACCTGTGGAAGCGGCTGGACCAGGCGCGGCTGCGGCATGAGGTCGACTGGCGCTGGATCAAGGGCCACAACGGCCACGAGTGGAACGAGCGGGCCGACGTCCTGGCCGGCGAGGGGCTACGAGAGGCGCTGGGCGAGCGGTAG
- a CDS encoding MarR family transcriptional regulator: MALKERPDVSVLTEIGIISQLSNAALERSLPDGMSAAQFGVLTHFMRRGGEESPAKLAAAFQVTKGAMTNTLQRLEAQGFVAVVGDAADGRKKRVSLTAAGARAYEAGLMALRPRMEGLREAFTDAEFTAALPFLRALRVWMDENR, translated from the coding sequence ATGGCCTTGAAGGAGCGGCCGGATGTCTCGGTCCTGACCGAGATCGGCATCATTTCGCAACTGTCCAACGCGGCGCTGGAACGCAGCCTGCCGGACGGCATGAGCGCGGCGCAGTTCGGGGTGCTGACCCACTTCATGCGGCGCGGCGGCGAGGAGAGTCCGGCCAAACTGGCGGCCGCCTTCCAGGTGACCAAGGGGGCGATGACCAACACCCTGCAGCGGCTGGAGGCGCAGGGGTTCGTGGCGGTGGTCGGCGATGCGGCCGACGGGCGGAAGAAACGCGTGTCGCTGACGGCGGCGGGCGCGCGGGCCTATGAGGCCGGGCTGATGGCGCTGCGGCCGCGCATGGAGGGCCTGCGGGAGGCCTTCACCGACGCGGAGTTCACGGCCGCGCTGCCGTTCCTGCGGGCGTTGCGGGTGTGGATGGACGAGAACCGCTGA
- a CDS encoding NfeD family protein: MEVLYANHAVWFWLALGAVILGAELMTGSGWLLWPAVTAAALAALTFVLPSNVAIHLLIYAVLTIAVTVTARRYLPKNISGDGPDINDNITRLIGARGEAASIFAEGRGRVHVEGKEWDALSDDALIPGKTVQVLEVISAASLRVKAA; this comes from the coding sequence ATGGAAGTCCTCTACGCCAACCACGCGGTCTGGTTCTGGCTGGCCCTCGGGGCGGTCATTCTCGGGGCCGAGCTGATGACCGGCTCGGGCTGGCTCTTGTGGCCGGCGGTGACGGCGGCGGCGCTGGCGGCGCTGACCTTCGTGCTGCCGTCCAATGTCGCCATCCACCTGCTGATCTATGCGGTGCTGACCATCGCCGTGACGGTGACGGCCCGCCGCTACCTGCCCAAAAATATCTCGGGCGACGGACCGGACATCAACGACAACATCACCCGCCTGATCGGGGCCCGCGGCGAGGCGGCCAGCATCTTCGCCGAGGGCCGCGGCCGGGTGCATGTCGAAGGCAAGGAATGGGACGCCCTCAGCGACGACGCCCTCATCCCCGGCAAGACCGTGCAGGTGCTGGAGGTGATCTCGGCGGCGAGCCTGCGTGTGAAGGCGGCGTAG
- a CDS encoding SPFH domain-containing protein, with the protein MFWIFAAILVVFALFLVFSVLKIVPQGREFTVERFGRYTRTLKPGISILTPFIETIGRRVNMMEQVLDVPQQEVITKDNAVVKVDGIVFIQVMDAANAAYRVDNLNYAIAQLCMTNLRTVVGSMELDEVLSQRDQINSRLLATIDHATNPWGVKATRIEIKDLTPPPDITNAMARQMKAERERRAVITEADGEKQSQIARAEGAKQSAILQAEGRKEAAFRDAEAREREAEAEAKATAFVSEAIARGDVNAINYFIAQKYVEAFALLASSPQQKTVIVPADFAGLTGSIAGIGELVKTLSGGDARVVPPPPTATPRTPRNA; encoded by the coding sequence ATGTTCTGGATTTTCGCTGCAATTCTGGTCGTATTCGCGCTGTTCCTGGTGTTCAGCGTGCTCAAGATCGTGCCGCAGGGCCGTGAGTTCACGGTCGAGCGCTTCGGCCGCTACACCCGCACCCTCAAGCCCGGCATCTCCATTCTCACCCCGTTCATCGAGACGATCGGCCGGCGGGTGAACATGATGGAGCAGGTGCTCGACGTGCCCCAGCAGGAAGTCATCACCAAGGACAACGCGGTGGTGAAGGTCGACGGCATCGTCTTCATCCAGGTGATGGACGCCGCCAACGCCGCCTACCGGGTCGACAACCTCAACTACGCCATCGCCCAGCTGTGCATGACCAACCTGCGCACCGTGGTCGGCTCGATGGAACTGGACGAGGTGCTCAGCCAGCGCGACCAGATCAACAGCCGCCTGTTGGCCACCATCGACCACGCCACCAACCCCTGGGGCGTCAAGGCCACGCGCATCGAGATCAAGGATCTGACCCCGCCGCCGGACATCACCAACGCCATGGCCCGCCAGATGAAGGCCGAACGCGAACGCCGGGCGGTGATCACCGAGGCGGACGGCGAAAAGCAGAGCCAGATCGCCAGGGCCGAGGGCGCCAAGCAGTCGGCCATCCTGCAGGCCGAGGGCCGCAAGGAAGCCGCCTTCCGCGACGCCGAGGCCCGCGAACGCGAGGCCGAGGCCGAAGCCAAGGCCACCGCCTTCGTCTCGGAAGCCATCGCCCGCGGCGACGTCAACGCCATCAATTACTTCATCGCCCAGAAGTACGTCGAAGCCTTCGCCCTGCTGGCCTCCAGCCCGCAGCAGAAGACGGTCATCGTTCCGGCCGACTTCGCCGGCCTGACCGGTTCGATCGCCGGCATCGGCGAGCTGGTGAAGACGCTCAGCGGCGGCGACGCCCGGGTCGTGCCGCCGCCGCCGACGGCGACGCCGCGGACGCCCCGCAACGCCTAG
- a CDS encoding TIGR02301 family protein: MKRLLPALAALLLASPALAQERPPPERQSLVDLAYAIGESHALRQVCSGDGDQYWRDRMAELVNTEQADADFEARLKQSFNSGFAARKAQFPSCGPDSRKAELAVARKGEGIAKRMAASVRTVQRMGPDDPALKDGENPDAAPTE, encoded by the coding sequence ATGAAACGCCTTCTTCCCGCTTTGGCCGCCCTGCTGCTCGCATCTCCGGCGCTTGCCCAGGAGCGCCCGCCGCCCGAGCGCCAGTCGCTGGTCGATCTGGCCTACGCCATCGGCGAGTCCCACGCCCTGCGCCAGGTCTGCAGCGGCGATGGCGACCAGTACTGGCGCGACCGCATGGCCGAGCTGGTCAATACCGAACAGGCCGACGCCGATTTCGAGGCCCGGCTGAAGCAGTCGTTCAACAGCGGTTTCGCCGCCCGCAAGGCGCAGTTTCCGTCCTGCGGCCCCGACAGCCGCAAGGCCGAGCTGGCCGTGGCCCGCAAGGGCGAGGGCATCGCCAAGCGCATGGCGGCCTCCGTCCGCACCGTCCAGCGCATGGGCCCTGACGATCCGGCCCTGAAGGACGGGGAAAACCCGGACGCCGCTCCGACGGAATAG
- the pgeF gene encoding peptidoglycan editing factor PgeF → MSLPVVQSELLKGLPGVRHAFFTRQGGVSSGLFDSLNVGRGSSDEAADVEENRARAAGWFGVMPDALNTCYQIHSARALTAEAPWGRYRPEGDGVVTDQRSVVCGALHADCAPVLIADPKARVVAAAHAGWKGALTGIVAETVAAMERLGARRADMVAAVGPCISQASYEVGEEFEATFLEADPAHAAWFAPGAPGKRQFDLPGFVLSRLAAAGVNRAEWVGRDTCAEDELFYSNRRAFRRGEPDYGRLLSAIMLD, encoded by the coding sequence GTGAGCCTGCCGGTCGTCCAGTCGGAATTGCTCAAGGGCCTGCCGGGCGTCCGCCATGCCTTCTTCACCCGCCAGGGCGGCGTCTCCAGCGGGCTGTTCGACAGTCTCAACGTCGGTCGCGGCTCCTCCGACGAAGCGGCCGATGTCGAGGAGAACCGGGCCCGGGCCGCCGGCTGGTTCGGAGTCATGCCTGACGCCCTCAACACCTGCTACCAGATCCACTCGGCCAGGGCCCTGACCGCCGAGGCGCCCTGGGGCCGCTATCGCCCCGAGGGTGACGGCGTCGTCACCGACCAGCGAAGCGTCGTCTGCGGGGCCCTGCATGCCGACTGCGCCCCGGTGCTGATCGCCGACCCGAAGGCCCGGGTGGTCGCCGCCGCCCACGCCGGCTGGAAGGGCGCCCTCACCGGCATCGTCGCCGAGACTGTCGCCGCCATGGAGCGGCTGGGGGCCCGCCGCGCCGATATGGTCGCCGCCGTCGGTCCCTGCATCTCCCAGGCCTCCTACGAGGTCGGCGAGGAGTTCGAGGCCACCTTCCTCGAGGCCGATCCCGCCCACGCCGCCTGGTTCGCCCCCGGCGCGCCAGGCAAGCGCCAGTTCGACCTGCCGGGCTTCGTCCTCTCGCGCCTGGCCGCGGCCGGCGTCAACCGGGCCGAATGGGTCGGCCGCGACACCTGCGCGGAAGACGAGCTCTTCTATTCCAACCGCCGCGCCTTCCGGCGGGGCGAGCCCGACTATGGCCGCCTGCTCAGCGCCATCATGCTGGATTAG